In Gemmatimonas sp., a single genomic region encodes these proteins:
- a CDS encoding MBL fold metallo-hydrolase has translation MYFRQFYDTSLAQASYLIGCQATGEAIVVDPLRDPRPYLDVAAREGLRITHVTETHIHADFISGGRELRAATGARLFLSAEGGADWQYAFAAHDGATLLHDGDVIMVGNIRLDVLHTPGHTPEHLSFVVTDTPRAAGPMGVLTGDFVFVGDVGRPDLLEKAAKVANTMEAGARTLFHSLERFRALPDHLQVWPGHGAGSACGKALGAVPSSTVGYEKRANWGVATTNEGEFVRMVLEGQPEPPRYFADMKRINRDGPPVLGPLSPLPQLSAGEGAALLARSALWPIDLRPVAAFAARHATGSLSVPYGRSFSTWVGSLVPVSAPLLLLAPPGEAVGALVEAARHDLRQIGFDGIVGWVDADALLTLLDASGSLAVPLPQQAITSAAVRDGSLPVIDVRGRTEWEGGHLPHAVHIPLGELAERVHEIPAGAVGVHCQAGARSAIATSLLHRLGRTNAIDLQGGYAAWVRAAPGS, from the coding sequence ATGTACTTCCGCCAGTTCTACGACACGTCGCTCGCCCAGGCGAGCTATCTCATCGGCTGTCAGGCCACCGGTGAGGCCATCGTGGTGGATCCGCTGCGCGATCCCCGCCCCTACCTCGACGTCGCGGCACGCGAGGGGCTGCGCATTACGCACGTGACGGAAACGCACATCCACGCCGATTTCATTTCGGGGGGGCGCGAACTGCGCGCCGCGACCGGCGCGCGGCTCTTCCTGTCCGCTGAAGGCGGCGCCGACTGGCAGTACGCGTTTGCGGCACACGACGGGGCGACGCTGCTCCACGACGGGGATGTGATCATGGTGGGCAACATCCGGCTCGACGTGCTGCATACACCGGGGCACACCCCCGAACATCTGAGCTTTGTCGTCACCGATACACCACGCGCGGCGGGCCCCATGGGCGTGCTCACGGGCGACTTCGTGTTCGTGGGCGACGTGGGAAGGCCGGACCTGCTCGAAAAGGCCGCCAAGGTGGCGAACACGATGGAAGCCGGGGCCCGCACGCTGTTCCATTCACTTGAGCGATTCCGCGCCCTTCCCGACCACCTGCAGGTGTGGCCGGGACATGGCGCCGGGTCGGCCTGCGGCAAGGCGCTGGGCGCGGTACCATCGAGCACGGTGGGCTACGAGAAGCGCGCCAACTGGGGGGTCGCGACCACCAACGAGGGCGAGTTCGTGCGGATGGTGCTGGAGGGGCAGCCAGAACCCCCGCGCTATTTTGCGGACATGAAGCGGATCAACCGTGACGGGCCACCGGTGCTGGGTCCGCTGTCGCCGCTGCCGCAGCTTTCGGCCGGCGAGGGCGCCGCGCTGCTGGCGCGCTCGGCGCTGTGGCCGATCGATCTGCGCCCCGTCGCGGCTTTCGCCGCGCGACACGCCACGGGCAGCCTCTCCGTGCCCTACGGGCGCAGCTTCAGCACCTGGGTGGGTTCGCTGGTGCCAGTGAGCGCGCCGCTGCTACTGCTGGCGCCGCCGGGAGAGGCGGTGGGAGCGCTTGTGGAGGCGGCCCGCCACGATCTGCGGCAGATCGGCTTCGACGGAATCGTGGGGTGGGTGGACGCCGACGCGCTGCTCACGCTCCTCGACGCCAGCGGCAGCCTCGCCGTGCCGCTGCCTCAGCAGGCCATCACCTCCGCGGCCGTTCGCGACGGGTCGCTTCCGGTGATCGATGTGCGCGGGCGCACCGAGTGGGAGGGCGGCCACCTGCCCCACGCCGTGCACATTCCGCTTGGCGAGTTGGCTGAGCGCGTGCACGAGATTCCCGCAGGCGCCGTGGGGGTTCACTGCCAGGCGGGGGCCCGCTCGGCGATCGCCACCAGTCTGCTGCACCGCTTGGGGCGCACGAACGCCATCGACCTGCAGGGCGGCTACGCGGCGTGGGTACGCGCCGCGCCGGGGAGCTAG